In Sphingobacterium sp. lm-10, one DNA window encodes the following:
- a CDS encoding RagB/SusD family nutrient uptake outer membrane protein, which produces MKKLYKTAHTLLSLSTLVMMSACSLDAPLENEIIADEIDYSQSANMVLLARGAYNDLYSMEWETVPLIGVRGDDINAGGLGDQPLFANADNFRYDRNFWMLNSTWLNLYTDLINWQGAIEEIQKYQAAGAPEATAQQYIAEIKVMQGFEMLQLARLWGTILIPTSSVPADMFNVEPTDFAGVMAHISTLMDEAMPALPDVRPNQRTDIRGGVTRHTALAVKAMANLEAKDYPAVAEATSQIISSGLYSLSADYYQLFKIPGKLNNENLLEYQYSDLGTNTGASYRFPWDFYGPSSWTPARAGASQGWGFYEPSQKYIKFMLDRGETDRLETTVLFTPRGIAELQSDPQYAELPDFISNTTREGDVFNDHPRYFFLSGKHYLPSTQLTQGRTNYGENKNMIVIRYAEILLMHAEALVSGASSSTLSADEAVNIVRRRANLSDISGATLANVLDEKFAEFGSEWGIRFYDLIRHDRTNELNYEGRTYPATGRFYPYPLPQQDILPQLVGLEQR; this is translated from the coding sequence ATGAAAAAACTATATAAAACTGCTCATACCTTACTTTCGCTATCCACGCTAGTAATGATGAGTGCCTGCTCACTCGATGCACCACTAGAAAACGAAATTATCGCCGATGAGATTGATTACTCGCAGAGCGCTAACATGGTATTGCTGGCACGTGGTGCATACAACGACTTGTATAGCATGGAATGGGAAACGGTGCCGTTAATTGGCGTTCGTGGAGATGACATCAATGCAGGAGGTCTCGGCGACCAGCCTTTATTTGCTAATGCAGATAACTTCCGTTATGATCGCAATTTCTGGATGCTGAACTCCACCTGGTTAAATCTGTACACCGACCTGATCAATTGGCAAGGTGCTATCGAAGAAATTCAGAAGTACCAAGCGGCCGGCGCGCCGGAAGCCACCGCACAACAGTACATTGCCGAAATCAAAGTGATGCAAGGCTTTGAAATGCTCCAACTTGCCCGTTTATGGGGAACGATATTGATCCCAACTAGTTCGGTACCGGCAGACATGTTTAATGTGGAGCCTACAGATTTCGCAGGTGTGATGGCTCATATCTCCACGTTGATGGACGAGGCTATGCCTGCCCTGCCAGATGTGCGCCCCAACCAGCGTACAGACATTCGTGGTGGAGTAACCCGTCACACGGCATTGGCAGTGAAAGCAATGGCTAATTTGGAAGCGAAAGATTATCCAGCGGTCGCCGAGGCAACCAGTCAGATCATCAGTAGTGGATTGTATAGTCTTTCAGCAGATTACTACCAGCTATTTAAGATACCGGGCAAACTCAATAACGAAAACTTATTGGAGTACCAATATTCAGATTTAGGTACAAATACAGGAGCTTCTTACCGATTCCCTTGGGATTTTTATGGCCCAAGCAGTTGGACACCGGCTCGCGCCGGAGCCAGCCAAGGATGGGGTTTCTACGAACCGAGCCAAAAATATATCAAATTTATGTTGGATCGTGGAGAAACTGATCGCTTAGAGACCACCGTACTATTTACGCCACGTGGGATTGCCGAACTGCAAAGTGATCCGCAATATGCAGAACTGCCTGATTTCATCAGCAATACCACCCGCGAAGGTGATGTATTTAATGATCACCCAAGGTATTTTTTCCTAAGTGGCAAACACTACTTGCCATCTACACAGCTCACACAAGGCCGTACGAATTATGGCGAAAACAAAAATATGATCGTCATTCGCTACGCGGAAATCCTGTTGATGCATGCTGAAGCCTTAGTTAGTGGTGCTTCTAGCAGTACGTTAAGTGCCGATGAGGCGGTTAATATTGTTCGTCGCCGTGCAAATTTAAGTGACATCTCGGGTGCGACTCTCGCAAATGTTTTAGATGAAAAGTTTGCTGAATTCGGTTCGGAATGGGGTATTCGTTTTTATGATTTGATCCGTCATGATCGTACCAATGAGTTGAACTATGAAGGAAGAACCTACCCTGCCACAGGTCGCTTTTATCCTTATCCATTACCACAGCAAGACATTTTGCCACAGTTAGTTGGGCTAGAACAGCGATAG
- a CDS encoding TonB-dependent receptor, with amino-acid sequence MRKSLLLALLFVYSSVLLYGQNTAIRGTVKDSQSRMSIPGATIRIAGKSTASQTDDAGRFTIEAAPGDALSFSFLGYETKTVTVAAGDTVLNVVLEDGNQSLEEIVVVGYGTQRQRNLTTAVATVRADDIVKTPTANPMQSLQGRVPGLQIVSNGAPGASPTVRLRGITSAEGGSAPLYVVDNMFFDNIDFLNPNDIETINVLKDASASAIYGVRAANGVVIIETKSGAYNKDAEIVYDGYWGIQNPQNVLQMANTEQFVRYINETGSTADIAFIQNAINRFGANPNNPALPNVNTNWYNEVMSPAPIQNHNLSFSGGSEKTRYSIGGSYFNQEGLLNDQRNDFTRLNFRTKVDSRVKDWLTVGANFNVSTARQYVGENTAWFRSYFAVPTLPVFDPQNTAASPLGLANAQSLGYRGVQNPFFPLNYVDNRNHIAKVLGNFNLEANIIENKLKFRTQYNYSLAFNNTRRVDQEYNDGVTQIPSAISRNNTSSYDQVWDNFLTYDDQFGKHNLNAVLGQSYRTEYSELLFARGTAINPAPTRAAEQFWYLTNATDFDVDGIGDANETTLNANLKFLSFFGRVAYNYDGKYLLYGTLRSDGNNKFQQRWGHFATIGAGWVVSQEEFFNVPGINFLKLRGGWGQLGNDGINPAVGRPTYGENLGAIGDGRTVGRFLNPLFDLITSWETTVETNIGVDAQFLDNRLSLNADYFIRDTRSLAVNIIPPVLRGSERRSVGEFRNRGFEMNLNWQDNINEDFSYSIGGNIATLSNEVRRLGDASFLDAGSAEFRQRSIIGQPYQAFFGYDVQGVFQNEQQIQNSGYTAEFIQANGIRPGDLIFRDVNGDGVIDDQDRTVLGSYLPSFTWGGNLGLSYKRFDFSALFQGQSGFSILNRKRGEMIFTNDTNIDANLAENMWRGEGTSNQYPSASGLRRAWNQNMSSYFIESGSYFRLQNVRLSYSFFGRESKIPETRVTFTAERPLTIFKYNGFNPEVADGIDREVYPIPAVYTLGVMIKL; translated from the coding sequence ATGAGGAAGTCACTTTTACTTGCCTTGTTGTTCGTATACAGCAGTGTGCTGTTGTATGGGCAAAACACCGCTATTCGCGGTACAGTAAAAGACAGCCAATCGCGCATGAGTATTCCTGGTGCTACTATACGTATCGCCGGTAAATCCACTGCTTCACAAACCGATGATGCCGGGAGGTTTACCATCGAAGCTGCTCCAGGCGATGCGTTGTCTTTTTCATTCTTAGGTTATGAAACCAAAACAGTTACTGTCGCAGCTGGTGACACCGTACTTAACGTCGTATTGGAAGACGGTAATCAATCTTTGGAAGAGATCGTCGTGGTTGGTTATGGTACACAACGACAACGTAATCTGACGACTGCAGTGGCGACCGTGCGCGCGGACGATATCGTCAAAACACCAACAGCAAATCCTATGCAATCGCTTCAAGGTCGTGTACCGGGCTTGCAGATCGTGAGCAACGGTGCCCCAGGCGCCTCGCCTACGGTGCGATTACGTGGTATCACATCCGCAGAGGGAGGCTCAGCACCATTGTATGTAGTAGATAATATGTTTTTCGACAATATCGACTTCCTAAATCCCAATGATATTGAAACCATCAACGTATTGAAAGACGCTTCTGCTTCTGCCATATATGGTGTACGCGCAGCGAATGGTGTCGTTATTATTGAAACGAAATCAGGAGCGTACAATAAAGACGCGGAAATTGTATATGATGGTTATTGGGGTATTCAGAACCCACAGAATGTCCTTCAAATGGCCAATACGGAGCAGTTTGTTCGCTACATCAACGAGACGGGTAGTACCGCAGATATCGCATTTATACAAAATGCCATCAACCGCTTCGGCGCCAACCCAAATAATCCTGCACTACCCAATGTCAATACCAATTGGTACAACGAGGTAATGTCTCCTGCGCCTATCCAAAATCATAACCTGTCTTTCAGTGGCGGTAGCGAGAAAACACGCTATTCCATCGGCGGAAGTTATTTCAATCAAGAAGGTTTATTAAACGATCAGCGAAATGATTTCACCCGTTTGAATTTTCGGACTAAAGTAGATAGTCGAGTAAAAGATTGGTTGACGGTAGGTGCTAACTTTAATGTAAGTACTGCACGCCAATATGTCGGTGAAAATACCGCTTGGTTCCGCTCCTATTTTGCCGTGCCTACCCTACCGGTATTCGATCCACAAAATACTGCTGCCAGTCCATTAGGATTGGCCAACGCGCAGTCGTTAGGATATAGAGGCGTACAAAATCCTTTTTTCCCCTTGAATTATGTAGATAACAGAAATCATATTGCCAAAGTATTAGGTAACTTCAATTTGGAAGCCAATATCATTGAAAACAAGTTAAAATTCCGTACGCAGTACAATTACAGCTTGGCATTCAATAATACGCGTCGCGTTGATCAGGAATACAATGATGGCGTCACACAAATCCCATCAGCCATCAGCCGTAATAATACGAGTAGCTATGATCAGGTATGGGATAACTTCCTGACCTACGACGATCAGTTTGGTAAGCATAATTTAAATGCCGTTTTGGGGCAGTCTTACCGTACCGAATATAGCGAATTGCTATTTGCGCGTGGTACAGCTATTAATCCAGCACCAACGCGTGCTGCAGAACAATTCTGGTATCTGACAAATGCGACCGATTTTGACGTAGATGGTATTGGCGATGCCAATGAAACTACATTAAATGCCAACCTGAAGTTTCTTTCTTTCTTCGGTCGGGTAGCTTATAACTATGATGGAAAGTACCTGTTGTATGGTACGCTGAGAAGCGATGGTAATAATAAATTCCAACAAAGATGGGGACATTTTGCAACCATTGGTGCAGGATGGGTTGTATCACAGGAAGAATTCTTTAATGTACCCGGTATAAACTTCCTAAAACTTCGAGGAGGTTGGGGGCAGCTAGGTAATGATGGTATCAACCCTGCAGTAGGTCGTCCGACTTATGGTGAAAATCTGGGAGCTATCGGTGATGGTCGTACAGTGGGTCGCTTTCTCAATCCTTTGTTCGACTTAATCACTAGCTGGGAAACGACTGTAGAAACCAACATTGGTGTGGATGCCCAATTTTTAGATAATCGACTATCACTAAACGCCGATTATTTTATCCGCGATACACGCAGTCTTGCGGTAAACATTATTCCACCGGTACTTCGTGGTTCGGAGCGTCGTAGTGTGGGTGAGTTTCGTAATCGGGGTTTTGAAATGAACCTAAACTGGCAGGACAATATCAACGAAGACTTCTCCTACAGCATCGGCGGTAATATTGCTACATTGAGCAACGAAGTAAGAAGACTAGGCGATGCTTCATTTTTAGATGCGGGTTCTGCCGAATTCCGCCAGCGTTCGATTATAGGTCAACCTTATCAAGCCTTTTTCGGTTATGATGTGCAAGGTGTGTTCCAAAACGAACAACAGATTCAAAACAGTGGATATACGGCAGAGTTTATTCAAGCGAATGGCATCCGCCCTGGAGACCTAATTTTCAGAGACGTAAACGGCGACGGTGTGATCGACGATCAGGATCGTACGGTACTTGGGTCTTACCTACCGTCATTTACCTGGGGTGGTAACTTAGGGCTTAGCTATAAACGTTTTGATTTCTCCGCGTTATTTCAAGGACAATCAGGTTTCAGTATCCTAAACCGCAAGCGCGGCGAGATGATTTTCACTAACGATACCAACATCGATGCTAATCTGGCTGAGAATATGTGGCGCGGTGAAGGTACTTCGAACCAATATCCTTCTGCTTCGGGCTTACGTCGTGCCTGGAATCAGAATATGAGTAGCTATTTTATTGAAAGTGGTTCCTACTTCCGTTTGCAGAATGTTCGCTTATCTTACTCGTTCTTCGGCCGTGAATCAAAAATTCCAGAGACACGCGTAACCTTTACAGCAGAACGCCCATTAACCATCTTTAAATATAACGGGTTCAACCCGGAAGTGGCTGATGGTATTGACCGCGAGGTTTACCCAATCCCAGCAGTATACACTTTAGGCGTAATGATTAAATTGTAA
- a CDS encoding transcriptional regulator produces MLNLFYRIIILSCICIPGYLAAQELPRIAKPYVAHYTKADYQAENQNWGLSVDPKGVIYAANNAGLLRYDGQEWHLHRPNKGVPMRSVKVATDGRIYTGGKGEFGYWTDQGFGRLAYTSLSTKADKASGLQNDDIWRIIIHGNRIIFQAFSKAYVLEDDQITTISAPGEPFLFSFKVGDELYFEQLPSGLHRYSNGKLIPIQGKDVLKGKRILSMLPFLDDQTLIATERDGLYLMDRQERIRPWRTNAQSLFEQHQINNGLQVGKDLYAFGTIKNGLVIINTRGEIVQLINKNTGLQNNTVLSLTLDRQSNLWIGLDNGIDRLDLHRPFYYYTDQTGMLGTVYSSAVFQGELYLGTNQGLFKSTWLGAYSDIPLQFQFVQNSNGQVWYLREVDNVLYCGHNAGIFAVEGNRLNRLSDYTGSLVLHPIPDTDYILEGNYTGISLFDRSQKPFKHILQYQPIRQPIKYIARENNLGYWIGNDDNMHFVQFNKEFSAVEVDHQTSKGIPEQAKIHGIYEMGNRHVFATDTGLFRFDNVLNEFTRYDELNKLLGPFATANRIQCDQGNSYWFFKDSHLARLTFENNGGVHIDSTTWRPLSGQMMSGYENLLRVSENMDLFGLNDGFALYMRDLRNDEVRIGAPILTGFWNSTAELIPLNANQPIPFRQNSIRIAYSVPWYDAIAPKYQYRLLGFTETFSEWGIDAYKDFTNLPHGKYVFEVRSVDAIGNISDVNSFTFEIARPWYWSWLAICCYLIALVLAGVMIRNWYQKKIYRAKMQLRVKLQQEKERAVERENEISAQQMMQLKNQQLELALTNKKRELANMATNVLYKNDLLKTLHEELGNIKDTGGKALSSEQLKKVNKLIDEAKNDEREWQLFESSFNESHDNFFKKLKANYPELVPNDLKLCAYLRLNMSSKEIASLLNISLRGVEIRRYRLRKKLQLETHKNLTEFLLEI; encoded by the coding sequence ATGCTAAACCTTTTCTACCGAATAATAATCCTCAGCTGTATCTGTATTCCAGGATATTTGGCTGCACAAGAGCTACCTCGCATTGCGAAGCCTTATGTGGCGCATTATACCAAAGCAGATTATCAGGCCGAAAATCAAAACTGGGGACTTTCCGTAGATCCAAAAGGGGTGATTTATGCAGCCAACAATGCAGGGTTACTACGATATGATGGGCAAGAGTGGCATCTTCACCGCCCCAATAAAGGGGTGCCAATGCGCAGCGTAAAAGTCGCAACGGATGGGCGCATCTATACCGGCGGTAAAGGAGAATTCGGCTATTGGACAGACCAGGGATTCGGACGATTAGCGTATACGAGCCTCTCTACGAAAGCAGATAAAGCAAGTGGCTTACAAAACGATGATATCTGGCGCATAATAATTCACGGAAACAGGATCATATTTCAGGCATTCTCCAAAGCCTATGTTTTGGAAGATGATCAAATTACCACAATCAGTGCACCAGGAGAACCTTTTCTATTCTCTTTTAAGGTGGGCGATGAATTGTATTTTGAGCAACTCCCATCAGGTTTGCACCGCTATAGTAATGGAAAACTCATACCAATACAGGGTAAAGATGTACTTAAAGGAAAACGCATACTGAGTATGCTGCCCTTCCTAGACGATCAAACGTTGATCGCGACCGAAAGAGATGGTTTATATTTAATGGACCGACAAGAGCGTATTCGCCCGTGGCGCACCAATGCACAATCTCTTTTTGAACAGCATCAAATTAATAATGGACTACAGGTCGGAAAAGATCTATACGCTTTCGGAACTATTAAGAACGGACTGGTCATCATCAATACGCGTGGTGAAATTGTGCAACTCATCAATAAAAACACCGGATTACAGAATAATACCGTCTTAAGTTTAACGCTAGATCGACAGTCCAATCTATGGATCGGGCTAGACAATGGTATAGATCGTTTGGACTTACATCGTCCTTTCTATTATTATACGGACCAAACAGGAATGCTCGGCACCGTATATTCTTCGGCTGTCTTTCAGGGCGAGCTGTATCTTGGCACCAATCAAGGTCTTTTTAAAAGCACGTGGCTAGGTGCCTATTCAGACATACCATTACAATTTCAGTTTGTTCAAAACTCAAATGGGCAGGTGTGGTACTTACGTGAAGTCGACAATGTATTGTATTGTGGGCATAATGCAGGAATATTTGCCGTGGAGGGAAATCGTTTAAACAGACTATCTGATTATACCGGTAGTTTGGTTTTACATCCTATACCAGATACGGATTACATATTGGAAGGCAACTACACGGGTATTTCTTTATTTGATCGTTCCCAAAAGCCTTTTAAGCATATACTACAATACCAACCCATACGTCAGCCCATTAAATACATCGCCAGAGAAAATAATCTGGGATACTGGATCGGTAATGATGATAATATGCACTTCGTGCAATTCAACAAAGAATTTTCCGCTGTAGAAGTAGATCATCAAACTTCGAAAGGGATACCGGAGCAAGCAAAAATTCACGGTATCTATGAGATGGGCAATCGACATGTATTTGCGACGGATACTGGCTTATTCCGATTTGATAATGTGCTGAATGAATTTACACGCTATGATGAGCTCAATAAGCTGCTTGGGCCATTCGCGACGGCCAATCGCATTCAGTGTGATCAGGGAAACAGTTATTGGTTTTTCAAAGATTCGCATTTGGCCAGACTCACCTTCGAAAACAATGGTGGAGTACACATTGACTCCACGACTTGGCGTCCGCTATCCGGACAGATGATGAGTGGTTACGAAAACTTACTCCGCGTCAGCGAAAACATGGATCTTTTTGGGCTTAATGATGGTTTTGCGCTTTACATGCGCGACTTACGAAATGACGAGGTCCGGATTGGAGCACCTATACTAACCGGATTTTGGAATAGTACTGCCGAATTGATTCCTTTAAATGCGAATCAGCCCATTCCCTTTCGGCAAAACAGTATACGAATAGCCTACAGTGTGCCTTGGTATGATGCCATAGCACCAAAATACCAGTATCGTCTACTAGGGTTTACCGAGACATTCTCCGAGTGGGGTATAGATGCCTACAAAGACTTTACAAACCTTCCGCATGGTAAGTATGTATTTGAAGTACGCAGTGTGGATGCTATAGGCAACATTTCTGATGTAAATTCATTCACCTTTGAAATTGCACGGCCCTGGTATTGGAGCTGGCTTGCCATCTGTTGCTATTTAATTGCCCTTGTTCTGGCGGGCGTCATGATTCGCAATTGGTATCAGAAGAAGATATACCGGGCTAAAATGCAGCTTCGAGTAAAGCTACAACAGGAAAAAGAGCGGGCAGTGGAGCGTGAAAACGAAATTAGTGCGCAGCAAATGATGCAGCTTAAAAACCAGCAGCTGGAACTAGCGTTGACCAATAAAAAACGAGAATTAGCCAATATGGCCACGAATGTGCTTTACAAAAATGACCTACTCAAAACGCTACATGAGGAATTGGGTAATATCAAGGATACGGGTGGCAAAGCGCTTAGTTCCGAGCAACTCAAAAAAGTAAATAAACTCATCGACGAAGCTAAAAATGATGAACGCGAATGGCAATTATTTGAATCTAGTTTTAACGAATCGCATGACAACTTTTTCAAGAAGTTAAAGGCGAATTACCCAGAGTTGGTACCCAATGACCTAAAGTTATGTGCTTACCTACGATTAAATATGTCCAGTAAAGAAATAGCGTCACTCCTCAACATCAGTTTGAGAGGGGTGGAAATCCGTCGTTATCGGTTACGCAAGAAGTTACAGCTGGAAACACATAAGAACTTAACCGAATTTTTACTGGAAATATAG
- a CDS encoding DUF695 domain-containing protein yields MKLFKKLVMKQDGREVLIGPQEISEFWEWFVKHEERFFKAVKDGNVEKGFFKSLAPRLSKLHSGIYFLTGLYGNKAELVFTPDGNIKNIVFAEDIVSMAPDLPNWIFTALKPPTSIEHASIQVGDFVFTKDNLHFYANEDAIYPDEIDLSIVYDGYVESADEIITNGIYIFLDNYLGELQSITLIDSVTVIGQPAADQDLIPITRLQDFLTWRKKEFIEEYESNYNVPNADSFSVYKGEISSGQPLVAYMNTHLLEWENKPSRPYIIRVSLEYQSTHADGIPDDDILIALTSVEEILSEILKDETQYLYVGQQTGDGVREIYFVSKEFRVCSKLIYESLSAYSGELTYSYDIYKDKYWQTFERYRKHHNL; encoded by the coding sequence ATGAAGTTATTTAAAAAGTTGGTCATGAAGCAGGATGGTAGAGAAGTACTTATAGGTCCGCAGGAGATCAGCGAATTTTGGGAGTGGTTTGTAAAGCATGAAGAGCGCTTTTTTAAAGCGGTAAAGGATGGAAATGTAGAAAAAGGTTTTTTCAAATCCTTAGCTCCTCGCCTATCCAAGTTACATTCGGGCATCTATTTTTTGACCGGTCTGTATGGAAACAAAGCGGAGTTGGTTTTCACGCCCGACGGAAATATCAAAAACATCGTCTTTGCAGAAGATATCGTTTCTATGGCCCCCGATCTGCCCAATTGGATTTTCACCGCCCTCAAACCGCCTACCTCCATTGAGCATGCTTCCATACAAGTCGGCGATTTTGTATTCACGAAAGACAATTTGCATTTCTACGCGAATGAAGATGCTATTTATCCTGACGAGATTGATTTATCGATCGTATATGATGGCTACGTAGAAAGTGCGGATGAAATTATTACGAACGGCATCTATATCTTTCTGGACAATTATCTTGGAGAATTGCAATCCATCACTTTAATTGATAGTGTTACTGTAATCGGACAGCCAGCAGCAGATCAAGATTTAATTCCCATCACAAGACTTCAGGACTTTTTGACCTGGCGGAAGAAAGAGTTTATCGAGGAATACGAAAGCAACTATAATGTGCCCAATGCCGACAGTTTCTCTGTTTATAAAGGAGAAATAAGCAGTGGACAACCATTGGTGGCCTATATGAATACGCACTTATTGGAGTGGGAAAACAAACCTTCCCGACCTTACATCATTCGCGTATCGTTAGAATATCAATCTACGCATGCTGATGGTATTCCGGATGATGATATCCTGATCGCTTTAACGAGCGTAGAAGAAATTTTGTCTGAGATATTAAAGGATGAAACACAGTATCTCTATGTTGGGCAACAAACGGGAGATGGCGTTCGGGAGATTTATTTTGTGAGTAAGGAATTCAGAGTCTGTTCCAAGCTTATTTACGAATCATTGTCTGCGTATTCGGGTGAATTAACGTACAGCTACGACATTTATAAAGACAAATACTGGCAAACATTTGAACGATATCGCAAACATCACAACTTATAG
- a CDS encoding bifunctional riboflavin kinase/FAD synthetase, translated as MKIYRSLDEFERLPNAVVTIGTFDGVHVGHQRILSKLVETAKSTGGETVLLTFFPHPRLIINPDDDSLRLINDIEEKTHRLALAGIDHLIITPFTRDFSIQTPEEYISNVLVDKIGTKSIIIGYDHHFGKDRAGNIQELTKYCNIFDFRVSEIPKQDIDDVAVSSTRIRESLIKGDTETANKYLDYPFELTGTVVKGDQIGRTIGFPTANLNVHESHKLIPAYGIYAVEVEIYPRVPSIESGPYISPQPERVAQGMCYIGTRPTIDDMSRKIEVNLLDFKDDLYKKTLRVRFVHFVRHDQWFESLEELQAQIQLDEESVRTYFEQSSR; from the coding sequence GTGAAAATCTATAGAAGTCTAGACGAATTCGAACGGTTGCCCAACGCCGTCGTTACCATTGGTACATTTGACGGTGTACACGTAGGGCACCAACGCATCTTAAGTAAACTAGTAGAAACCGCCAAAAGTACGGGTGGAGAAACCGTTTTACTAACCTTCTTTCCGCATCCTCGTCTCATTATCAACCCAGATGACGACAGCCTAAGGCTGATTAATGATATTGAGGAAAAGACACATCGTTTGGCCTTAGCCGGCATTGATCATTTGATCATTACACCATTCACTAGAGACTTTTCTATACAAACTCCAGAAGAATACATTTCTAATGTATTGGTGGATAAAATCGGCACCAAATCCATCATCATTGGATACGACCATCACTTTGGTAAAGACCGGGCAGGAAATATTCAGGAGCTCACGAAGTACTGTAATATATTTGACTTTCGGGTGAGTGAGATTCCTAAGCAGGATATCGACGATGTGGCCGTGTCTTCTACGCGCATTCGCGAATCATTGATAAAAGGAGATACTGAGACCGCTAATAAATACCTTGACTATCCGTTTGAACTAACAGGCACAGTGGTAAAAGGCGATCAGATCGGACGCACCATCGGCTTTCCTACCGCAAATCTCAATGTGCACGAAAGTCATAAATTGATCCCTGCATATGGTATCTACGCCGTGGAAGTAGAAATCTATCCACGTGTACCATCTATAGAATCCGGCCCTTATATCTCGCCGCAGCCAGAACGCGTAGCCCAGGGAATGTGCTACATCGGCACACGGCCTACTATAGATGATATGAGTCGCAAGATTGAGGTGAATTTATTAGATTTTAAAGACGACCTGTACAAGAAGACCCTTCGGGTACGATTCGTACACTTCGTAAGACATGATCAGTGGTTTGAGAGCCTGGAAGAGTTGCAAGCTCAAATCCAGCTTGACGAAGAAAGTGTGCGTACTTATTTTGAACAGAGCTCGCGCTAA
- the truB gene encoding tRNA pseudouridine(55) synthase TruB, with amino-acid sequence MSELSTEEKTPFQFAEGQLLLVDKPYEWTSFDVVGKLRNTIKPLKVKVGHAGTLDPLATGLLIICTGKMTKQIDNFQAEDKEYTGTITLGATTPTFDLESAVDQTFDISHISEEDIYRTAASFVGEQDQYPPAHSAIKIDGERVYEKARRGETFVLKPRQITVHSFEVEKIALPLIYFKIKCTKGTYIRSIANDFGQRLENGSHLSALRRTKSGDFHVNDAWNLQDLIQTIKSHQQ; translated from the coding sequence ATGTCTGAGTTGAGTACAGAAGAAAAAACACCTTTTCAGTTTGCAGAAGGACAGCTTTTGCTGGTAGACAAACCGTACGAATGGACCAGTTTCGACGTCGTAGGTAAGTTACGCAATACCATAAAACCCTTAAAAGTTAAGGTCGGGCATGCGGGTACCCTGGATCCTTTAGCCACGGGGTTATTGATTATTTGCACGGGCAAGATGACCAAGCAGATTGATAACTTCCAAGCAGAGGATAAAGAATATACGGGCACGATTACGCTGGGTGCTACCACACCCACTTTTGATTTAGAAAGTGCTGTTGATCAAACATTTGACATCAGTCACATTTCAGAAGAGGATATTTACCGCACTGCTGCTTCATTTGTGGGAGAGCAGGATCAATATCCTCCTGCCCATTCTGCTATCAAAATTGATGGGGAACGGGTTTACGAAAAAGCAAGGCGTGGCGAAACCTTCGTGCTAAAACCACGGCAAATCACCGTACATAGCTTTGAAGTAGAGAAGATTGCGCTACCATTGATTTACTTCAAAATTAAATGTACGAAAGGTACCTATATACGATCTATTGCGAATGACTTTGGTCAGAGATTGGAAAATGGAAGTCACTTATCCGCATTACGCCGCACGAAAAGTGGGGATTTCCATGTGAATGATGCCTGGAACCTTCAGGATCTGATCCAAACTATCAAATCGCATCAACAATAA